Proteins from a genomic interval of Tepidisphaeraceae bacterium:
- a CDS encoding VWA domain-containing protein: MSWFPTFLNPLTALIAAAIAIPSLLLLYFLKLRRREVAVSSTILWRKAIQDLQVNSPFQKLRKNLLLLLQMLLLIALLLALSRPMAKLAATAGKTSVILIDRSASMSAPDVDGGTRLDEAKRRARDLVNTMGRGSSAMVIAFDDVPQTMQPFTSDAQALRNAIDSIQPTDRKSRLQQAYQLADAQVQFLPEQNRTNKEPPDVWLYSDGRIADPENLRLTGNLKYEKLGSDDTSNIAVVAVSARRNYERPTEVQVFARLASFGPQPVEAPVQLSVAAIDPADPTNLNFQVNRVAGTSLVPDRWGTDKREQEVKARNLSPREGVEFTLELDTGAVLKIEQTNTDGDGLAADDVAYVVVPPPRNLAVLYVDGGDGNPFIERALDSLDLKDMKRLTPQQYEAQIPTEFDVIVFDRYSPTALPPAGNFVYLGGVPPNTKLTAETKEGKRVVAEGGEVLDWKRDHPILRHLVLSKLYAAEMLSLQPPLDAEVLIEGVNGPMLVLYREGRGTHLVVSFDTLQSNWPTRPSFPVFVYNAMQFLALGTDMNVRQAYDPGASPVIPAQNLQRAGESVRRVRLNGPGGSREIDVPPTGEFALPPLNQAGIYTLTPAVPQFEQIAVNLVDPSESNLLPVDTAPGGVGEAVATTSGPARTELWWWIIACVGVPLLMIEWWVYTRRVHL; this comes from the coding sequence ATGTCCTGGTTCCCCACCTTCCTCAACCCCCTCACCGCCCTCATCGCGGCGGCGATCGCGATTCCGTCGCTGCTGTTGCTGTACTTCTTAAAGCTCCGGCGGCGCGAGGTGGCGGTGTCGTCCACCATTCTTTGGCGCAAGGCGATTCAGGACCTTCAGGTCAACTCGCCGTTCCAGAAGCTGCGGAAGAACCTCCTGCTGTTGCTACAGATGCTGCTGCTGATCGCGCTGCTGCTGGCGCTGTCGCGGCCCATGGCGAAGCTGGCGGCGACGGCGGGGAAGACGAGCGTTATTTTGATCGACCGCTCCGCCAGCATGAGCGCGCCCGACGTGGATGGCGGCACCCGGCTGGATGAGGCCAAGCGGCGGGCCCGCGACCTCGTGAACACCATGGGGCGCGGCAGCAGCGCGATGGTGATCGCGTTCGACGACGTGCCGCAGACCATGCAGCCGTTCACCAGCGATGCGCAGGCGCTGCGCAACGCGATCGATTCCATCCAGCCCACCGACCGCAAGAGCCGACTGCAGCAGGCGTATCAGTTGGCGGATGCGCAGGTGCAGTTCCTGCCCGAGCAGAACCGCACGAACAAGGAACCGCCGGACGTGTGGTTGTATTCCGACGGCCGCATTGCCGATCCGGAAAACCTGCGGCTGACGGGTAACCTGAAGTACGAAAAGCTGGGTTCCGACGACACCTCGAACATCGCCGTGGTGGCGGTGTCGGCGCGGCGGAACTACGAGCGGCCGACGGAAGTGCAGGTGTTTGCGCGGCTGGCGAGCTTCGGGCCGCAACCCGTTGAAGCGCCCGTGCAGCTGTCGGTCGCGGCGATCGATCCGGCCGATCCGACGAACCTGAATTTTCAGGTCAACCGCGTTGCCGGCACGAGCCTGGTGCCGGACCGGTGGGGGACGGACAAGCGCGAGCAGGAGGTGAAGGCGCGAAATTTGTCGCCGCGCGAAGGCGTGGAGTTCACGCTGGAACTCGACACGGGTGCGGTGCTGAAGATCGAGCAGACGAACACCGATGGCGACGGCTTGGCCGCCGACGACGTGGCATACGTGGTGGTGCCTCCGCCACGAAATTTGGCGGTGTTGTACGTCGATGGGGGCGATGGCAACCCGTTCATCGAGCGGGCGCTGGACAGCCTGGACCTGAAGGACATGAAGCGGCTGACGCCGCAGCAGTACGAGGCCCAGATCCCGACCGAATTCGATGTCATCGTCTTCGATCGCTACTCGCCCACCGCGCTGCCCCCGGCCGGCAACTTCGTATATCTGGGTGGCGTGCCACCGAACACGAAGCTGACGGCCGAGACGAAGGAGGGCAAGCGCGTGGTGGCGGAGGGGGGCGAGGTGCTCGACTGGAAGCGCGACCACCCGATCCTGCGGCACCTGGTGCTGTCGAAACTCTACGCCGCCGAGATGCTGAGCCTGCAACCGCCGCTGGATGCCGAAGTGCTGATCGAGGGCGTGAACGGGCCCATGCTGGTCCTGTATCGCGAGGGGCGCGGCACGCACCTGGTGGTGTCGTTCGACACGCTGCAGAGCAACTGGCCCACCCGGCCGAGCTTTCCGGTGTTCGTCTACAACGCGATGCAGTTCCTGGCGCTCGGCACCGACATGAACGTGCGCCAGGCGTATGACCCCGGCGCGTCGCCGGTCATTCCCGCTCAGAACCTGCAGCGGGCGGGTGAAAGCGTTCGCCGGGTGCGGTTGAACGGCCCGGGTGGCTCGCGTGAGATCGACGTGCCACCGACCGGCGAGTTCGCGCTGCCGCCGTTGAACCAGGCCGGCATTTACACGCTGACGCCCGCCGTGCCACAGTTCGAGCAGATCGCGGTGAACCTGGTCGACCCGAGCGAGAGCAACCTGCTCCCCGTCGACACCGCGCCCGGCGGCGTCGGTGAGGCCGTCGCCACCACCAGTGGCCCGGCCCGCACGGAACTGTGGTGGTGGATCATCGCCTGCGTCGGCGTGCCGTTGCTGATGATCGAATGGTGGGTGTATACGCGGCGCGTGCACCTGTAG
- a CDS encoding valine--tRNA ligase, giving the protein MAATELPKTYDPTTVEAAAYQTWLDEKCFHADPTDAGEPFAIVIPPPNVTGALHLGHAINNTLQDILTRKARMEGKNAVWIPGLDHAGIATQAVVEKQLKEKENKTRHDVGREGLVERIWDWKQQYGDRIISQLKRLGCSCDWDRQRFTLDEMCATAVRETFFKLFKDGLIYRGKRLVNWDTHLLTSISDDELYTETVKTNLWHIKYPIVDDRGMGVSPMHAGGPSNSISGNRAAEANETNKISSPADMHGRDAHATVMTVATTRPETMLADTAVAVHPDDPRWNWAIGKQVKLPLTGRLIPIIGDPILVDMTFGSGVVKVTPAHDPNDYAVYARHKGTPTEIAILNLMTPDGKVNDADASWSAYTGLTFTAARKKVVEDLIVGGYMTEADIKPHEANVSFSDRSKTAIQPYLSDQWFVKMAPLAEPALEVVRNGTIKFFPERHAQQYLSWLGEKRDWPISRQLWWGHRIPVWSETLTEEEYRSDWYEFQRENAFDDNDDPTTFSKVVVWSPPGSTSEMAFFAERIGDGMVRAYVCLSGPNEQPGGGVMLGDEYTQDPDVLDTWFSSALWPHSTLGWPAATADLAKWYPTSVLLTGRDIITLWVARMVMMGMYNMGGSFSLTPSPGTPGEGRGGGRSAGNSADDRSPLPNPPPAYRERGQEKALGIPFAHVAINPTILDEHGKRMSKSAGNGVDPVDIIDTHGADALRFTLTTMATETQDARMPVKIVCPSCGTLIANPESAKIETVTCPKCKTTVTRPLGMLKGSPDAPLGRMTSDKFDLGRNFATKLWNACRFAMSNLQGMDASGRGMGVSPMPVEGTSDSISANGAAKASDPNQIFSPADPHGRDAHATAQSLSLADRWIISRFNRTVDEANKALAVYRFDQYAKGCYDFFWRDFCDWYVEAIKPAMKDPARAPQTSAVLATIIDGSLRLLHPMIPFITETIFWQLNEIRPTRGLPSLIDCPPSQRLIKAKWPTAGPTDDAAEAIMEQFQALIVGIRNVRNTYKVDPKKSVNVTIVAPQCGGEQIAAYPELVETLATCKVTAIVNELLAPPANSVRATAGACEVYIEGLVDENAEKARIAKQRDDLAKQIAALKGRLSNTAYTAKAPPHLVQQTQQQLADAEAELAKLG; this is encoded by the coding sequence ATGGCCGCCACCGAACTGCCCAAGACCTACGACCCCACCACCGTCGAAGCCGCCGCGTATCAGACGTGGCTGGACGAGAAATGCTTCCACGCCGACCCCACCGACGCCGGCGAGCCGTTCGCGATCGTCATCCCGCCACCGAACGTGACGGGTGCGCTGCATTTGGGCCACGCGATCAACAACACGCTACAGGACATCCTGACGCGCAAGGCCCGCATGGAGGGCAAGAACGCCGTCTGGATTCCCGGCCTCGACCACGCCGGCATCGCCACGCAGGCGGTGGTGGAAAAGCAGCTGAAGGAGAAGGAAAACAAGACAAGGCACGACGTGGGCCGCGAGGGCCTCGTCGAGCGCATCTGGGACTGGAAGCAGCAGTACGGCGACCGCATTATCAGCCAGCTGAAGCGCCTCGGCTGTTCCTGCGACTGGGACCGCCAGCGCTTCACTTTGGACGAGATGTGCGCCACCGCCGTCCGCGAGACGTTCTTCAAGCTGTTCAAGGACGGCCTGATCTACCGCGGCAAGCGCCTGGTGAACTGGGACACCCACCTGCTCACCAGCATCAGCGACGACGAGCTGTACACCGAGACGGTGAAGACGAACCTCTGGCACATCAAGTACCCGATCGTGGATGACCGTGGCATGGGCGTCTCGCCCATGCATGCAGGGGGTCCAAGCAATTCAATTAGTGGCAACCGCGCGGCCGAAGCGAATGAAACAAATAAGATCTCTTCGCCTGCTGACATGCATGGGCGAGACGCCCATGCCACGGTGATGACCGTCGCCACGACGCGCCCCGAAACGATGCTCGCCGACACCGCCGTCGCGGTGCATCCGGACGATCCGCGGTGGAACTGGGCGATCGGCAAGCAGGTGAAGTTGCCGCTGACCGGCCGGCTGATCCCGATCATCGGCGACCCGATTCTCGTCGACATGACCTTCGGCAGCGGCGTGGTGAAGGTGACGCCCGCCCACGACCCCAACGACTACGCCGTCTACGCCCGCCACAAGGGCACGCCAACCGAGATCGCGATCCTGAACCTGATGACCCCCGACGGCAAGGTGAACGACGCCGACGCGTCCTGGTCCGCCTACACCGGCCTCACGTTCACCGCCGCCCGCAAGAAGGTGGTGGAAGACCTGATCGTCGGCGGCTATATGACCGAGGCCGACATCAAGCCGCACGAGGCCAACGTCAGCTTCTCCGACCGCAGCAAGACCGCGATTCAGCCGTACCTGTCCGACCAGTGGTTCGTGAAGATGGCCCCACTGGCCGAACCGGCGCTGGAGGTGGTGCGCAACGGCACGATCAAGTTCTTCCCGGAACGGCACGCGCAGCAGTATTTGTCATGGCTGGGCGAGAAGCGCGATTGGCCGATCTCGCGGCAGTTGTGGTGGGGACATCGGATTCCGGTGTGGAGCGAAACCTTAACCGAAGAAGAATACAGATCGGATTGGTACGAGTTTCAACGCGAAAACGCATTCGATGACAACGACGACCCCACGACCTTCAGCAAAGTGGTCGTCTGGTCCCCTCCAGGCTCGACAAGCGAGATGGCGTTCTTCGCGGAACGCATCGGTGACGGAATGGTCCGCGCATATGTGTGCTTAAGTGGGCCGAATGAGCAACCGGGTGGAGGCGTGATGCTCGGTGATGAGTACACCCAAGACCCGGATGTCCTCGACACCTGGTTCTCCTCCGCGTTGTGGCCGCACAGCACGCTCGGGTGGCCGGCGGCGACGGCGGACTTGGCGAAGTGGTATCCAACCAGCGTCCTGCTCACCGGCCGCGACATCATCACGCTGTGGGTCGCCCGCATGGTGATGATGGGGATGTACAACATGGGCGGCAGCTTCTCTCTTACCCCCTCTCCCGGTACTCCGGGGGAGGGCAGGGGTGGGGGCCGTTCTGCTGGCAACTCCGCAGACGACAGGAGCCCCCTCCCTAACCCTCCCCCGGCGTACCGGGAGAGGGGACAAGAGAAAGCGCTCGGCATCCCCTTCGCCCATGTCGCGATCAACCCCACCATCCTCGACGAGCACGGCAAGCGCATGAGCAAATCGGCCGGCAACGGGGTGGACCCCGTCGACATCATTGACACCCACGGGGCCGATGCCCTGCGTTTCACCCTCACCACCATGGCGACCGAGACGCAGGACGCCCGCATGCCGGTGAAGATCGTCTGCCCGTCCTGCGGCACGCTGATCGCCAACCCGGAAAGCGCGAAGATCGAAACGGTGACCTGCCCCAAGTGCAAGACGACCGTCACCCGCCCGCTGGGCATGCTGAAGGGTTCGCCCGATGCCCCGCTCGGTCGCATGACCAGCGACAAGTTCGACCTTGGCCGGAACTTCGCCACGAAGCTGTGGAACGCCTGCCGCTTCGCGATGAGCAACCTGCAGGGGATGGACGCCTCCGGCCGTGGCATGGGCGTCTCGCCCATGCCTGTGGAGGGAACCAGCGATTCTATTTCTGCCAACGGCGCGGCCAAAGCATCTGACCCAAATCAAATCTTTTCGCCTGCTGACCCACATGGGCGAGACGCCCATGCCACGGCGCAGAGCCTGTCGCTAGCCGACCGGTGGATCATCAGTCGCTTCAACCGCACCGTGGACGAGGCGAACAAGGCCTTGGCCGTCTACCGGTTCGACCAGTACGCCAAGGGCTGCTACGACTTCTTCTGGCGCGACTTCTGCGACTGGTACGTGGAGGCCATCAAGCCCGCGATGAAGGACCCCGCCCGCGCGCCGCAGACGAGCGCCGTGCTGGCGACGATCATCGACGGTTCGCTGCGGCTGCTGCACCCGATGATCCCGTTTATCACCGAAACGATCTTCTGGCAGTTGAACGAAATCCGCCCCACGCGCGGCCTGCCCAGTTTGATCGACTGCCCGCCAAGCCAGCGGCTGATCAAAGCCAAATGGCCCACCGCCGGCCCGACCGATGACGCCGCCGAGGCGATCATGGAGCAGTTCCAGGCGCTGATCGTCGGCATCCGCAACGTGCGCAACACGTACAAGGTGGACCCGAAGAAGAGCGTGAACGTGACGATCGTCGCGCCGCAGTGCGGCGGCGAGCAGATCGCCGCCTATCCCGAACTGGTGGAGACGCTGGCGACCTGCAAGGTGACGGCCATCGTCAACGAACTGCTGGCGCCCCCCGCTAACAGCGTGCGCGCCACCGCCGGCGCGTGCGAGGTGTACATCGAGGGTCTGGTCGACGAGAACGCCGAGAAGGCCCGCATCGCCAAACAGCGGGACGATTTGGCGAAGCAGATCGCCGCGCTGAAGGGCCGCCTCAGCAACACCGCCTACACCGCCAAGGCCCCGCCGCATTTGGTGCAGCAAACGCAGCAACAACTGGCCGACGCCGAGGCGGAACTGGCCAAGCTGGGTTGA
- a CDS encoding MFS transporter — MRSPPALLTILAFLAYVSLGLPDAVPGVAWPFIRETFKLPISSLGTLLVTSMGGYLVASFYSGRLVNRIGVGGVLAGSGALIVAGMTGYALAPNWPVMVGFAVFAGLGAGAIDASLNLYAANHFRPRLMVWLHGCWGVGAVIGPLVMTAMVTSRYGWRGGYAVLAVMIAALSIAFLFTLRQWDDDPEPVEGAPPPPAAVSFSTALTDVRVWLNVLLYFFYTGLEISVGAWITSLMREARHVPEAQAGTATAFYFASITAGRFVIGSIANRVPSELIVRAATWLAPLVILLIWLPKSYSINVVALMLLGFLISPLFPLWMSLTPVRLGPAVTAHAVGLQMAAASLGMSLIPGALGYIARWQGLEAIPIAFLALALIVLTIHEFARRMTVR, encoded by the coding sequence ATGCGGTCGCCGCCGGCGCTTTTGACCATTCTCGCGTTTCTGGCATACGTCAGCCTGGGCTTGCCCGATGCCGTTCCGGGGGTGGCGTGGCCATTTATTCGTGAAACGTTCAAACTGCCGATCAGCTCGCTGGGGACGCTGCTGGTGACCAGCATGGGGGGGTACCTTGTCGCCAGCTTTTACAGCGGAAGGCTCGTTAACCGCATCGGCGTCGGCGGTGTGCTGGCGGGCAGTGGGGCGTTGATCGTCGCAGGCATGACGGGGTACGCGCTGGCGCCCAACTGGCCGGTGATGGTGGGGTTCGCCGTCTTCGCGGGGCTGGGGGCCGGGGCGATTGACGCGTCGCTGAACCTGTACGCCGCCAATCACTTCCGGCCACGGTTGATGGTTTGGCTGCATGGGTGCTGGGGCGTTGGGGCGGTCATCGGGCCGCTCGTGATGACGGCGATGGTGACCTCGCGCTACGGCTGGCGCGGCGGGTACGCGGTGCTGGCGGTGATGATCGCGGCGCTGTCGATCGCGTTCCTCTTCACGCTTCGCCAGTGGGACGACGATCCGGAACCGGTAGAAGGCGCCCCGCCCCCGCCCGCCGCAGTCTCGTTCTCGACGGCGCTAACCGACGTGCGCGTCTGGCTGAACGTGCTGCTCTACTTCTTCTACACCGGACTGGAAATCTCGGTCGGCGCATGGATTACCAGCCTGATGCGCGAGGCCCGCCATGTGCCCGAAGCCCAAGCCGGCACGGCGACCGCGTTCTACTTCGCCAGCATTACGGCAGGGCGGTTCGTGATCGGGTCGATCGCCAACCGCGTGCCGTCGGAACTGATCGTGCGCGCCGCGACCTGGCTGGCACCGCTGGTGATTCTGCTGATCTGGCTGCCCAAATCGTACAGCATCAACGTCGTCGCCCTCATGCTGCTGGGATTCCTGATCTCCCCGCTGTTCCCCCTGTGGATGTCCCTGACGCCCGTGCGATTAGGCCCCGCAGTCACCGCCCACGCGGTGGGCCTGCAGATGGCGGCCGCGAGTTTGGGCATGTCCCTGATCCCCGGCGCCCTCGGCTACATCGCCCGCTGGCAGGGCTTAGAGGCCATCCCGATCGCGTTCCTGGCGCTGGCGCTCATCGTGCTGACCATCCACGAGTTCGCGAGGCGGATGACGGTGCGGTAG
- the kdsB gene encoding 3-deoxy-manno-octulosonate cytidylyltransferase, with amino-acid sequence MAAIVVIPARYGSTRFPAKILAAETGRPLVQHVVDRAKRCKRVREVLVATDDPRIVDALRPFETSCVMTSPAHPSGTDRIAEVAANRQDNGDDIIVNVQGDEPEIEPETIDALIERLETSQDDMATAATLFRNDADVANPNLVKVVMGLDGRAVYFSRSPIPFRREATFSENAAYYLHLGIYAYRRDFLLKYAAWPPTPLEQTEKLEQLRALEHGCSMYVHVVNRATHGVDTKEQYDAFVRRFKEGH; translated from the coding sequence TTGGCTGCGATCGTCGTCATCCCGGCACGTTACGGCTCTACCCGCTTTCCCGCCAAAATTCTCGCCGCAGAGACCGGCAGGCCGCTCGTTCAACACGTGGTAGACCGCGCCAAACGCTGCAAACGCGTCCGTGAGGTGCTGGTGGCGACGGACGACCCCCGCATCGTCGATGCGTTGCGGCCGTTCGAGACGAGTTGCGTGATGACCTCGCCGGCCCACCCCAGCGGCACCGACCGCATCGCGGAAGTGGCGGCCAACCGGCAGGACAACGGCGACGACATCATCGTCAACGTGCAGGGGGACGAACCGGAAATCGAGCCGGAGACGATTGATGCGCTCATCGAACGCCTGGAAACATCGCAAGACGACATGGCGACCGCGGCCACGCTGTTTCGGAATGATGCGGACGTGGCCAACCCCAACCTCGTGAAGGTCGTGATGGGGTTGGACGGGCGGGCGGTCTATTTCTCGCGCAGCCCGATCCCGTTTCGGCGCGAGGCGACCTTTTCCGAGAACGCGGCGTACTACTTGCATCTGGGCATATACGCGTACCGACGCGACTTCCTGTTAAAGTACGCCGCCTGGCCACCCACGCCCTTGGAACAGACCGAAAAGCTCGAGCAATTGCGTGCCTTGGAGCACGGCTGTTCGATGTACGTGCACGTCGTGAACCGCGCGACGCACGGGGTGGATACGAAGGAACAGTACGACGCGTTTGTCAGACGATTTAAGGAGGGTCATTAG
- a CDS encoding CTP synthase, which translates to MSNEELLAKIGQSNAADETEFYTPMPPGYRKGHHKYVIVVGTVMSGLGKGIFSSSLAKLMKDKGMVVAPIKMEGYLNIDSGTLNPYRHGEVFVLDDGMETDMDLGTYERLLDQNLGAANFTTNGQILSAVLKKEREGGYLGRDVQVIPHVVGEVKLKLRELAAKSNADVVFVEVGGTVGDYENSFYLEACRQLAYEEGEGSVIFVALTYVLEPGALGEQKSKAAQLGIKRLMEVGIMPHIITCRASNPVKEKVREKISMYTNVPMKRVITMHDVDSIYSIPESLREAGIDREVLTLLDLHDRVNQRNEDQARMKWRWFSENIGKAKKDITLAVTGKYVSLRDAYASIIKAGEHCGVHLGVNVNFKWLDTTAIDPANVVKRLGDCHGIIVPGGFGIRGTEGKIECIRYAREAKVPYLGLCLGFQMAVIEYARNVIGIKDANSTEFAPGCRNALIDILPEQKKIEGLGGNMRLGGKDVLIKQGTLAARLFNNAEKIRLRFRHRYEVDPQYVAQLEEAGMIFSGKAPDYPIMQILELSQDVHPYFIGTQAHPELTSRPLTPQPLFMGLVKAAMEYADKGGVPEREKQTV; encoded by the coding sequence ATGAGCAACGAAGAACTACTCGCCAAGATCGGTCAATCGAACGCGGCCGACGAGACCGAGTTTTACACGCCGATGCCACCGGGCTACCGCAAGGGCCATCACAAGTACGTGATCGTCGTCGGCACCGTCATGAGCGGGCTGGGCAAGGGCATCTTCAGCTCGTCGCTCGCCAAGCTGATGAAGGACAAGGGGATGGTCGTCGCGCCGATCAAGATGGAGGGGTACCTCAACATCGACAGCGGCACGCTCAACCCGTACCGGCATGGCGAGGTGTTCGTGCTGGACGACGGCATGGAGACCGACATGGATCTGGGCACCTACGAGCGCCTGCTCGACCAGAACCTGGGGGCGGCCAACTTTACCACCAACGGGCAGATTCTGTCGGCCGTGCTGAAGAAGGAACGCGAGGGGGGCTACCTCGGCCGCGACGTGCAGGTCATCCCGCACGTGGTGGGCGAGGTGAAACTGAAGCTGCGCGAACTGGCGGCCAAGAGCAACGCCGACGTCGTCTTTGTCGAGGTCGGTGGCACGGTCGGCGACTACGAGAACTCGTTCTACCTGGAGGCCTGCCGTCAGCTGGCGTACGAGGAGGGGGAAGGGTCGGTCATCTTCGTCGCCCTTACGTACGTGCTGGAACCGGGCGCCCTTGGCGAGCAGAAGAGCAAGGCGGCGCAGCTGGGCATCAAGCGGTTGATGGAGGTCGGCATCATGCCGCACATCATCACGTGCCGCGCGAGCAACCCGGTGAAGGAGAAGGTCCGCGAGAAGATATCGATGTACACGAACGTGCCGATGAAGCGCGTCATCACGATGCACGACGTCGACAGCATCTACTCGATCCCCGAAAGTTTGCGCGAGGCCGGCATCGACCGAGAAGTGCTGACGCTGCTGGACCTGCACGACCGCGTGAACCAGCGCAACGAGGACCAGGCGCGCATGAAGTGGCGCTGGTTCAGCGAGAACATCGGTAAGGCCAAGAAGGACATCACGCTTGCCGTCACCGGAAAGTACGTCAGCCTGCGCGACGCCTACGCCAGCATCATCAAGGCCGGCGAACACTGCGGCGTGCACCTCGGCGTGAACGTGAACTTCAAGTGGCTCGACACCACCGCGATCGACCCGGCGAATGTCGTCAAACGCCTCGGTGACTGCCACGGCATCATCGTGCCCGGCGGGTTCGGCATTCGCGGCACCGAGGGCAAGATCGAGTGCATTCGCTACGCCCGTGAAGCCAAGGTGCCGTACCTGGGCCTCTGCCTGGGCTTCCAGATGGCGGTGATCGAGTACGCGCGCAACGTCATCGGCATCAAGGACGCCAACAGCACCGAGTTCGCCCCCGGCTGTCGCAACGCGCTGATCGACATTTTGCCCGAGCAGAAGAAGATCGAAGGCCTCGGCGGCAACATGCGCCTGGGTGGCAAGGACGTGCTGATCAAGCAGGGCACGCTGGCCGCCCGCTTGTTCAACAACGCCGAGAAGATCCGCCTGCGCTTCCGCCATCGGTACGAGGTCGACCCGCAGTACGTGGCGCAACTGGAAGAGGCCGGCATGATCTTCAGCGGCAAGGCGCCCGACTACCCGATCATGCAGATCCTGGAGCTGTCGCAGGACGTGCATCCGTACTTCATCGGCACCCAGGCCCACCCCGAGCTGACCAGCCGCCCATTGACGCCCCAACCGCTGTTCATGGGCCTGGTCAAAGCCGCCATGGAATACGCCGACAAGGGCGGCGTCCCCGAACGCGAGAAGCAGACGGTTTAA
- a CDS encoding aminotransferase class V-fold PLP-dependent enzyme, with product MSAVPDFAPRRLYLDNAATSFPKPSGVIEAMTRYATEIGASAGRGAYAEAVESARLLHDCRKRINTLINGERAEHVIFTLNCSDALNLAIKGLIDPTPKSSHAICTHIDHNSILRPLNALAERGWCEQTRVAVDPKTGLVDPDAIRKAVRRDTKLIAITHVSNVTGTVQNIRAIGQIAREAAVPFIVDAAQSVGHLPIDVQTDCIDLLAAPGHKALLGPLGTGFLYIRPGLEKILRPLKEGGTGSVSEHDTQPDFMPDKYEPGSHNAIGIAGLSEGVRYVLEKTVAAIHAHDLDLVRTFIEGVSEIDGLTYYGPQGVRDRIGVFSVRIDGLDPHELSAILETHYGILTRSGIHCAPLAHTAIGTVATGGTTRFSFGPFLSKQDVRFATDALAEVAMTGVSR from the coding sequence ATGAGTGCCGTACCTGATTTTGCCCCGCGCCGCCTGTACCTCGACAACGCCGCCACCAGCTTTCCCAAGCCCAGTGGCGTAATCGAGGCAATGACGCGTTACGCGACCGAGATCGGCGCCAGCGCCGGTCGCGGCGCCTACGCCGAGGCGGTGGAATCGGCGCGTCTTCTGCACGACTGTCGCAAGCGCATCAATACGCTCATCAACGGCGAGCGGGCTGAGCACGTCATCTTCACGCTGAATTGCTCCGACGCTCTGAACCTCGCCATCAAGGGCCTGATCGACCCCACGCCCAAGTCGAGCCACGCGATCTGCACGCACATCGACCACAACTCGATCCTGCGACCCTTAAACGCCCTCGCCGAGCGCGGCTGGTGCGAACAGACGCGCGTCGCGGTCGATCCGAAGACCGGCCTGGTCGACCCCGACGCCATCCGCAAGGCCGTTCGGCGGGACACGAAGTTGATCGCGATCACGCACGTCAGCAACGTCACTGGCACCGTGCAGAACATCCGGGCCATCGGCCAGATCGCCCGCGAGGCGGCGGTGCCGTTCATCGTCGACGCCGCCCAGTCCGTCGGGCACCTGCCGATCGACGTGCAAACCGACTGCATCGATCTCTTGGCCGCCCCGGGACACAAGGCGCTGCTCGGCCCGCTCGGCACCGGCTTCCTCTACATCCGACCGGGCTTGGAAAAGATCCTGCGCCCGCTGAAGGAGGGGGGCACTGGCTCCGTCAGCGAGCACGACACGCAACCCGACTTTATGCCCGACAAGTACGAGCCCGGCAGCCACAACGCGATCGGCATCGCCGGCCTGAGCGAAGGCGTCCGCTACGTGCTTGAGAAGACGGTCGCTGCGATCCACGCCCACGACCTCGACCTCGTCCGCACCTTCATCGAAGGCGTCAGCGAGATCGACGGCCTGACCTACTACGGCCCCCAAGGCGTCCGCGACCGCATCGGTGTCTTCAGCGTCCGCATCGATGGCCTCGACCCGCACGAACTGTCGGCGATCCTCGAAACCCACTACGGCATCCTCACCCGCAGCGGCATCCACTGCGCCCCCCTCGCCCACACCGCCATCGGCACCGTCGCCACCGGCGGCACCACCCGCTTCAGCTTCGGCCCCTTCCTGAGCAAGCAGGACGTCCGCTTCGCCACCGACGCTTTGGCCGAAGTCGCCATGACCGGCGTCTCTCGATAG
- a CDS encoding PEP-CTERM sorting domain-containing protein — MRYTKTIVLLLATTAIANEVADGVQPALSIEPVAIVDTTSPWSNEPAAVESVDPLAMQASFFDQAAKPTLFSSAIRVSPPPRMPSVTDGLTFPSVPGPLIEWSPARSTPAAMPDSLPGGNGGVQRFLPEITGKGLTFDGDAPTGDLATPAFSPFVLGVGADGPSFLGSTPIAAPLATATTPIEFPETAVPEPSSLALLAIGILALRRSARVATR, encoded by the coding sequence ATGCGTTACACCAAGACCATCGTGCTCCTGCTCGCCACCACCGCGATCGCCAACGAGGTGGCCGACGGGGTCCAGCCGGCCCTGTCGATCGAACCCGTGGCGATCGTCGACACGACCTCCCCGTGGTCCAACGAGCCCGCCGCCGTCGAATCGGTCGACCCGCTTGCGATGCAGGCTTCGTTTTTCGACCAAGCCGCCAAGCCCACGCTCTTCAGCTCGGCCATCCGCGTGAGCCCGCCCCCGCGGATGCCCAGCGTGACCGACGGGCTGACGTTCCCGTCCGTCCCCGGCCCGTTGATCGAATGGTCCCCCGCCCGTTCGACCCCCGCGGCGATGCCTGATTCACTGCCCGGTGGCAATGGTGGCGTGCAGCGGTTCCTGCCGGAGATCACCGGCAAGGGCCTCACCTTTGATGGTGACGCCCCCACAGGCGACCTCGCCACGCCAGCGTTTAGCCCTTTCGTGCTTGGTGTTGGGGCCGACGGCCCGTCGTTCCTCGGCTCCACCCCGATCGCCGCGCCGCTGGCCACCGCCACCACGCCAATCGAATTCCCCGAGACGGCGGTCCCCGAACCCAGCAGTTTGGCGCTGCTGGCCATTGGAATACTGGCCCTGCGGCGTAGTGCGCGCGTGGCGACGCGTTGA